Part of the Nocardia farcinica genome, GGGCAGCGCCGCGTCCTCCGACGTCGTCATCGTTCCTCCTTCGCCCCGACTCTATCCGTGCCCCGTCTTGCGCCGAACAACTGCTTACTCTATAAACTGTATTCATCATAAACAGTTCTTGGGAGCCTTTCATGACCATCCCCCGACTTCCCGCGCTCGCGGTGCGGGATCTGCACAAGTCCTACGGCGATCACCAGGTGCTCACCGGCATCCACCTGGACGTGCCTGCGGGCACGATCTTCTCGCTGCTCGGGCCGAACGGGGCGGGCAAGACCACACTGGTCCGCATCCTGGCCACGTTGGCCAGGCCCGATGCCGGCGAGGTGCGCGTGTTCGGTCACGACCTGCTGCGCGAGGCCGACACCGTGCGCGGCCTCATCGGCGTGACGGGGCAGTTCGCCGCCGTCGACACCGTGCTGACCGGCACCGAGAATCTCCGGCTCACCGGCAGGCTGCTGCATCTGCCCGCCGCCGAAGCCCGGCGGCGCGGTGACGACCTGCTCGAGCGCTTCGACCTCGTCGACGCCGCGGGCAAGCCGGCCGGTTCCTACTCCGGCGGCATGCGCAGGCGCCTCGATCTGGCCATGAGCCTGATGGGCCGTCCGCGCCTGGTCTATCTCGACGAGCCCACCACCGGCTTGGACCCGCGCAGCAGGCGTGACCTGTGGGCGGTCATCCGGGAACTGGCCGCCGAGGGCACCACGATCCTGCTGACCACGCAATATCTCGAGGAAGCCGATCAACTGGCCGATCGCATCGCGGTGCTCGACGGCGGCACCATCGTCGCCGAGGGCACCCCCGACGAGCTCAAGCAACGCGTCCCCGGCGGTCACCTCCGCCTGCGTTTCGCCGACGCGGCCACCCTCACCGCCGCCGCCCGCGCCCTCGGCGACCCCGCCGCGGCGCAGCCCGATCCCGAACAACTGGCCCTGCGCATCGCCTCCGACGGCAGCGCCGGCGAGATCAAGGCCGTGCTGGATCGGCTCGCCGAGCACGGTGTCACCATCGAACAGCTCGCGGTGCACACCCCCGACCTCGACGACGTCTTCTTCGCCCTCACCGGCCACCCCACCCAGGTCGAGACCGCTGCCTAGCGGCCCGTTCCCACGAAACGAGGCACCCGATGACCACCGCGACACTCCCCCGGCCCGCCCTGCCGCAGCGGGCCCTGCGCATCGCGCAGGACAACCTCACCATGCTCGATCGCAACATCCGGCACACCCTGCGCAGCCCGGACACGATGATCATGACCCTGGCCCTGCCGATCATGATCCTGCTGATGTTCGTCTACGTCTTCGGCGGCGCGATGAACGTCGGCGGCGGCGCGTACATCGATTACGTGGTGCCCGGGATCATCCTGCTCTGCGCGGGATTCGGCGCCTCCACCACGGCCGTGAGCATCTCCACCGACGTGGCCGACGGCATCGTCGACCGATTCCGCACCATGTCCATCGCCCGCTCGGCAATGCTGACCGGGCACGTGATCGAAAGCGTCATCCGCAACATGATCACCACCGGACTGGTGGTCGTCGTGGCGGTGGCGCTCGGGTTCCGGCCCACCGCCGACCCGGTGCGCTGGCTGGGTGCGACGGCGCTCATCGCGCTGTTCGTCTTCGCGCTGTCCTGGCTGGCGGCGGCCCTCGGCCTGCTGGCCCGTAATCCGGAGGCGGCCAACGGGTTCACCTTCGTGTTCATGTTCCTGCCGTATGTGAGCAGCGCGTTCGTGCCGACCGAGTCGATGCCGACGGCCCTGCACGCCTTCGCGGAGAACCAGCCGGTGACACCGGTGATCGAGACCGTGCGGGGGCTGCTGATGGGCACCGAGATCGGCGGCAGCGCGGCGCTGGCGATGGCGTGGTGCGGCGGGGTCGCCGCGCTGGGCTACCTCGCCGCGCGGGTGCTGTTCCGGCGGCGCACCGCGAACTGACCGGGCCCGCGACGTCCCGGCACCCGCGCTGGTGCCGGGACGTCGCGGTGTGCGGTGCTCAGGTGCCGAGGAACTGCTGGGTCGCCCACCGCGCGATCAGCCGGATGTGGTTGTCCCACCAGTCGTAGAACTCGGGGGTGAAGGGGGCGGGCGGCGGCGCCTCCCCCGGGAACATCAGGGTCGCGTCGGGGTTGCCGATGGCCGGACGGGTGGGTACGCCGGTACCGGGCACCGGACCGGACGGCAGATCCTGCGCCGGGGTGGCCTCGGCGGGCTGCAACGGCAGGGGCGCCTGTTCGCCCCACCGGCCCA contains:
- a CDS encoding ABC transporter permease, with the protein product MTTATLPRPALPQRALRIAQDNLTMLDRNIRHTLRSPDTMIMTLALPIMILLMFVYVFGGAMNVGGGAYIDYVVPGIILLCAGFGASTTAVSISTDVADGIVDRFRTMSIARSAMLTGHVIESVIRNMITTGLVVVVAVALGFRPTADPVRWLGATALIALFVFALSWLAAALGLLARNPEAANGFTFVFMFLPYVSSAFVPTESMPTALHAFAENQPVTPVIETVRGLLMGTEIGGSAALAMAWCGGVAALGYLAARVLFRRRTAN
- a CDS encoding ATP-binding cassette domain-containing protein, translating into MTIPRLPALAVRDLHKSYGDHQVLTGIHLDVPAGTIFSLLGPNGAGKTTLVRILATLARPDAGEVRVFGHDLLREADTVRGLIGVTGQFAAVDTVLTGTENLRLTGRLLHLPAAEARRRGDDLLERFDLVDAAGKPAGSYSGGMRRRLDLAMSLMGRPRLVYLDEPTTGLDPRSRRDLWAVIRELAAEGTTILLTTQYLEEADQLADRIAVLDGGTIVAEGTPDELKQRVPGGHLRLRFADAATLTAAARALGDPAAAQPDPEQLALRIASDGSAGEIKAVLDRLAEHGVTIEQLAVHTPDLDDVFFALTGHPTQVETAA